AATTACCGTTAAAGAGAGCAGAGTAATTTTCCTCATATCAAAACAATATTAATTTAACTTTAAATTTAGATAAATTCAACTTTTACCAAAATAATTTTAGACGGACGACATTTAAACAGCTCTAAACATCAAAAAAAAGTAATAAACGACATTTTATAATACCATTATGATTTTCAACTCTAGCAAATCTTATAAACTGCCTGTACGCTATCATGCTTACTTTTGGTTATCCTATTTTATGCTCAATACACTACGTTGGGGAAGCTATTTTAATGATTACATTTACTCATTAAAAACAACATTGCTTGGTTTTCCAATTCACATGGCATTATGTTATCTTAACATTTTAATTTTGATGCCACATTTAGTTTACCGCAAGAAATACTTCCTATATATAGTAACCGTTTTGTCTGCCATTTTTATAATGGTTGTATTGAAATTTAATCTTACCTATTTATTAATTACACACGATGTTTGGCCCGAAGGACCGGAAACTATTAACAAACTTACTTTAAATTATACAATAGACATGATGATGGGTGAATTGTATGTTATGACTTTTGTAACTGCAATTAAAATCACTCTCGATTTATTACAAGAACAAAGACGTGTTACCGATTTGGAGAAGTCACAATTAGAAACAGAATTATTGTTTTTAAAATCACAGATTTCACCGCACTTTTTCTTTAACACTTTAAATAATATCTATTCATTATCTGTTGAAAAATCCAACAAGACCCCTAAAATAGTTCTGAAGCTTTCTGAATTAATGCGTTACATGCTTTATGAAACAAAAGAAAAAAAACAGTCTTTAGAAAACGAGATCATGTGTATCCAGAATTATCTTGATTTGGAAAGAATACGAAACGGAGAACGTTTAGAAGTAAACATGTACATTTCTGGAGATATTCATGACAAAGAAATTTCTCCTGTGTTATTATTGACTTTTGTAGAAAATGCATTTAAGCACGGTGTCAATAAAAACACAGGAAATGTGATAATTGACATCAGCTTTAAAGTCAAGGGAGATTTTTTATATTTCGTAATTTCAAACCCAATGCCCGAATTTACCGTACATAAAGATAATTTTAACAAGTCAAGTGGTATAGGTATTGAAAATGTCAAAAAAAGACTTGAACTAGCATATAATAAAAGTGACTATAAGCTTTCATTTAAAAATAAAAAGAATATTTTTGTCGTTAAGCTAGCTATAAAGGTCACATAGTCTCGCTTTTAGCAATTTCCAAAACTATACCTACAAAAAACCAACTATCGGCCTAAATAATATATTTACAAATGAAAATAAAGTGTTTAATTATCGATGATGAGCCATTGGCAATAAACGTTATTAAAAATTATATTGAACAGATTGAGGAGTTAGAATTAGTAAACACCTTTAGTAATTCTATTGAGGGATTGAATTTCTTGAAAAACAATACTATTGATGTAATTTTTCTAGACATCAACATGCCTGTTTTAGACGGTATTAATTTTATTAAAAGTTTAGAAAATCCGCCGTTGCTTATTATTACAAGCGCTTATGATCAGTTTGCAATTGAGACTTACGAATTGGATGTTTTAGATTATTTAGTAAAACCAATTGAGTTTCCGCGCTTGATGAAAGCTGTAAACAAAATCAACAAACGTCTTAATAATACAACGAGCAAATTACCACAGGAAAACAGCAAAGAAAATCCTTTTATCTTCGTTAAAATCGACAAGAAAAAAATGAAGAAGATTTTCTTAAACGAAATTCTGGTTATCGAAAGTTTAAAGGATTATTTAAAAATCAGCACTACTTCTGGAAAGTTCATCATTCACAGCACTTTATCAGATTTTACAGGATTACTACCAGAAAGAGATTTTATAAGAATCCACAGATCCTACACCATTGCCATTGATAAAATTGACGCCGTAGAAGGAAACAGCATTGAAATTGAAGGACTTCGATACGTTATAGGAAGATCTTATATTGACGAAGTAAAACAAAAAATCCTGAATTCTTCTATTTAATGATTTAACCGCAAAGAGCGCTAAGGTTTACGCAAGGTTCGCAAAGTTTATTCACAAAGCTTTGTGAACTTTTTTTTTTGCTCTACATCAGAATAATCAAAAAGAATCTTAGCGACCTTTGCGTAAACCTTAGCGTTCTTTGCGGTTAAAAAAAACTCTATAATTATAAAATACAAAAACCATATAAAAACGAAAATGCGGCCAACCACGACCGCATTTTCTCTCAATTATAGGTAACTAACCAAAATAAACCATGAAATAGTCTATTATCTTTATTGCCGCAAAAACACTTAGAAATGATAACGTTTAAACGCCTCGATAGCCGAATAATCTGCTAATCCTAAGTTATGATATTTTTCCGCAGTCAATCTGTTTCTGTCTTCAACTCGCACCCAAAACTCTCTGCTGTCATCACCTTGGAACATTACGCCGTCTTTTTGAGACTGGTGATAAAAAATAGCATGCCGTTTCTTTAAAACCTGATCAGGACTCATTGGTACTGCCATGTCAATTTGGTACGATTCCCATTCATGCCAAGCGCCTCTGTAAAGCCAAACCCAACAATCGTTCATAAAGCTTTTTTGTTTTAATCTTTTTAAAGCTTCAAACAAACTGTCTAAACACACTTTATGAGTTCCGTGCGGATCTGCTAAATCTCCAGCAGCATAAATTTGATGCGGTTTTATTCTTTCAATAATGTCGCACATAATATCAACATCTGCATCCGAAAGATTATTCTTTTTGACTGTTCCTGTTTCGTAAAACGGAAGATCTAAAAAATGTACATTAGAATCTGGCAAACCTAAATAACGTGTTGCTCCAAAAGATTCACTTCTTCTAATTAATCCTTTTAATTTTCTAACTTCTAATGAGTCAATCTCATTCCCTGTTCTGTTCTGAAGAAATTCAATTATTTTATCAGACATTTTAGAATCAGGATTCAATGCTTTTGAAATTTCTGCAAACTTCAAAGCTTCTTCATTTGAAACTGCAATATTTCCAGATGTTTGATATACTACATGAACTTCATGTCCTTGCTCAATCAAACGATCAAAAGTTCCTCCCATTGAAATCACATCATCATCTGGGTGCGGACTAAAAATGATTACTCTTTTCTTTTCCGGCATAGAACGTTCCGGTCTGTAGGTATCATCAGCATTGGGTTTTCCTCCCGGCCAGCCTGTAATCGTCTGCTGCATTTTATTAAACATCTTAATGTTTAAATCGTATGCAGTTCCTTCTTCTGTCAAAAGACTTGACATTCCGTTGTCGTTATAATCTTTATCAGTCAACTTTAAAAACGGCTTTTTAGTCAACTCACTCAACCAAGCCACCGCTTTCAATTTTAGTTCATCTGTCCAAACACAAGACTTAACCAGCCAAGGCGTTTTAACTCTCGTCAATTCAGACGAAGCTTCGGTATCCAGAACAAATGTTGTGTTGTCATGCTCTTGTAAATACGTCGCTGGCACTTGCGAAGAAACTTTTCCTTCGATTGTCTTTTTTATAATTCCTGCCTTACTGATTCCCCATCCTAGTAAAACAATTCTTTTTGCATTTCTAACAGTACCAATTCCCATCGTAATGGCTTTTCTCGGAACATTATCTATTCCTAAAAAAGAAGAAGCTGCGTCAACTCTGGTAATATGATCCAAAGTAATACTTCTTGTACCTGAATTTACATGTGAGCCAGGTTCATTAAAACCAATATGTCCCGTTCTTCCGATTCCTAAAAGCTGAAAATCCAAACCTCCATAAGAGATAATTTTCATCTCGTAATCGATACAATACTGTTGTAATTCCTCGGCACTCACCTGCCCGTCTGGAATATTGATGTTTTCTGAAGGAATATCTACATGATGAAACAAATGCTCATGCATAAAATGATAATAACTCTGCATATCATTTTTATCCATAGGATAATATTCGTCCAAATTGAAGGTAACGACATTAGCAAAACTAAGCCCTTCCTCTTTGTGCATTCTAACTAGTTCTTCGTAAACTTTGATAGGAGAAGATCCTGTAGCCAAACCTAAAACACAAGGTTCGTTCAGTTCGTTTTTTCTCTGAATTAAATTAGCGATTTCTCGAGCGACCAATACAGAAGCTTCTTGCGACGATTCGAAAATAACATTGTGAATTTTCTCAAAACGAGTTTCTTCAAATTTCCCTGCTTCCCTAAAACCTATATCTTCTTTAATCATACCGCTCTGCTGATTTAATTAATGCAAGATAAAAGTAGAATTATATTATCCGTTATTACCAAAAATTCGACTAATAACGGCTGTCGTTCGGCAGAAAACAAAATAAGGCAGTCTCAAAAAAACAGCCCCTTTTTAAAGCTTCGGAGAAGCGCAATATTTATAGAAAATAATCAACGCTTACAAAATCAAAGCTCCAGCGGAGCGACATATTTTTCTACAATCTTATTATATGTCGCTCCGCTGGAGCTTTTTTTCATTTGTTTTATAGCAATTCTATAAATATTTCACCCCGCTGGGGTTTTAATGGATAAAATAATTTTTATTAATATTCCAATATCTGCCTTTTATTCAACAACTCCAATTTCAGCAATCGAAACAGTTTGCGTTTTTCCTACAGCACCTGTAGCGACAAATTTCAAAAATCTTGCTTTAACCGCAGAAAAACTCTTAATTTGTTCAATTGGGTTGTTTTTAATATTAGAGAATTCTCCTTCTGATTGTTTATCCCAGTAAAAATTGTCAACACTTGTATACAATTCATAATTTGAAATCAAATTTAAATTGTTGCCAACCTGTTGTGGCGTATAGGTAAAACCTTTAATACTGACCAATTCTCCCATATCTATAACAACAGTTTGCGGCAGTTTGTTCTCATCATTTCCAAAATTCCAATCGGTATTGGCATCGCCGTCAATAATTCTTTCTGCTGATTTATCATCTCCGCTTGAAACTGAAACAATTTTCCATTTTTCTTTAGAAACACCATATTTTGCTGATTTAACCGCGCTGTTGATTTTCTCTTTCGTATTTCTTGCAATAGCTTTTATTTCTACCGCTTTATTATAAGTAAATGGTGCTTTATACAAAGTGCTTTTTTCTGAAGGTGTTTTTCCATCCAAAGTATAATAAATCGAAGTTCCTTCTTCCGATTTAATCGTAACCAAACCGTTTTTATCTCTGCTAATCTGTGGTTCTTTTACAAAAGTCGGTGCATTATAAGCTTCGATTGTACTGATTACAAATCCCGCTTTTGCATCCAGAATATTAACTCTAAGTGCTGTTGCAGTAACACGATCTAAACGCAGGATTCTTTTGTAGCCAATTGTAGTTTCATTGGCAATTGTTTTCCATTGTCCGTCAATTTTTGCTTCGATAGAAAATGCTTTAACACGCTGTCCTAATTTAATATATTCCTGAAGCAAAACCCTGTTGATTGCCGTTGGTTTTTTAAACGTAAATTCAACTGTAGCCTGTTTTACTTTATCGTCTGTTGCCCAATAAGTATTTTTATTTCCGTCGATTACATTTTGAGGGCCAAAATTAGTATCGTTTGCACGAATGTTCGAAGCCTGAGCCTGAGCGTCTGCTAAAAGTTCTTTTTTGAAATCGGCTTTAATTGTTGCAACGAGTTCTTTCAATCTTGCTTCGTCATTTTCATGAACCAAACCTCTTCTATCAACAGGAAGATTTAATAATAAAGTAGCATTTCGTCCAATTGACTCATAATAAATATCCACCATTTCGTCAAGCGAACGCACTTTATCATCTTCAACTGAATGATAAAACCATCCTGGTCTGATGGAAACATCAGCTTCTCCTGGAACCCATTTTTCTCCGTCTTCATGTCCAGACATAAATTCGCTGTAATGTACTTTTCCCGCTAATTCATCTTTTTGGCGTAATAATGACCAATTGGTTTTTCCAGCACGTCCTTCTTCATTTCCAATCCATCTTGCTTCTGAAGGGCCAACACCCCAAACCAAAGTTTTTGGTGCGATACTGTAAATTAACTTATAAGTCTCGTCCCAATTATAATAAGTTAACGTATTGATTTTTCTGGTTTCGTTTGCACCTCCGTAATAGCCATCGCCGCCGTTTGCACCATCAAACCACATTTCGAAAACATCACCGTAGTTGGTCAATAATTCTTTTAACTGATTTCTGAAATACGTAATATATTCTGGTTTGCCATATTGCGGATGATTTCTGTCCCAAGGAGAAAGGTATAATCCTAATTTTAAATCGTATTCTTTACAGGCTGCAGCCAATTCTTTTACCAAATCTCCTTTTCCATTTTCCCAAGGAGAATTCTTTACAGAACGTTCCGTATAAGCCGAAGGCCAAAGACAAAAACCATCATGATGTTTCGCAACCAGAATAATTCCTTTCATTCCGGCTTCTTTTACCACACGCGCCCACTGACGAACATCTAATTGCGACGGATTAAAAAGTTCCGGCGATTCGTCTCCGAAACCCCATTCTTTATTGGTAAATGTATTTAATGAAAAATGTACAAAAGCATAGAATTCCATTTCCTGCCAATCGATTTGTTTTTGCGTTGGAAATGGCCCAAAAGGTTTTGGCGCATTAGCAAATTCCTGTCCAAAACTGCTAAAAATTACACCAAAAAGACATAAAGAAAGGTAAATGTTTTTCATTGCTGATCTGCTTTAAAAGAGTCTATAAAAGATAAATGTACTATAAATTGATGTTTGATGGTACAGAATTTCGACCAATAACAGGTTTAAAAGCATTTATGCTTTTTAAATGTTCCGTAGGAACATCTCATCGGTAGAAAAATGATTATCCCAT
This portion of the Flavobacterium panacagri genome encodes:
- a CDS encoding sensor histidine kinase — encoded protein: MIFNSSKSYKLPVRYHAYFWLSYFMLNTLRWGSYFNDYIYSLKTTLLGFPIHMALCYLNILILMPHLVYRKKYFLYIVTVLSAIFIMVVLKFNLTYLLITHDVWPEGPETINKLTLNYTIDMMMGELYVMTFVTAIKITLDLLQEQRRVTDLEKSQLETELLFLKSQISPHFFFNTLNNIYSLSVEKSNKTPKIVLKLSELMRYMLYETKEKKQSLENEIMCIQNYLDLERIRNGERLEVNMYISGDIHDKEISPVLLLTFVENAFKHGVNKNTGNVIIDISFKVKGDFLYFVISNPMPEFTVHKDNFNKSSGIGIENVKKRLELAYNKSDYKLSFKNKKNIFVVKLAIKVT
- a CDS encoding LytR/AlgR family response regulator transcription factor, coding for MKIKCLIIDDEPLAINVIKNYIEQIEELELVNTFSNSIEGLNFLKNNTIDVIFLDINMPVLDGINFIKSLENPPLLIITSAYDQFAIETYELDVLDYLVKPIEFPRLMKAVNKINKRLNNTTSKLPQENSKENPFIFVKIDKKKMKKIFLNEILVIESLKDYLKISTTSGKFIIHSTLSDFTGLLPERDFIRIHRSYTIAIDKIDAVEGNSIEIEGLRYVIGRSYIDEVKQKILNSSI
- the nagB gene encoding glucosamine-6-phosphate deaminase → MIKEDIGFREAGKFEETRFEKIHNVIFESSQEASVLVAREIANLIQRKNELNEPCVLGLATGSSPIKVYEELVRMHKEEGLSFANVVTFNLDEYYPMDKNDMQSYYHFMHEHLFHHVDIPSENINIPDGQVSAEELQQYCIDYEMKIISYGGLDFQLLGIGRTGHIGFNEPGSHVNSGTRSITLDHITRVDAASSFLGIDNVPRKAITMGIGTVRNAKRIVLLGWGISKAGIIKKTIEGKVSSQVPATYLQEHDNTTFVLDTEASSELTRVKTPWLVKSCVWTDELKLKAVAWLSELTKKPFLKLTDKDYNDNGMSSLLTEEGTAYDLNIKMFNKMQQTITGWPGGKPNADDTYRPERSMPEKKRVIIFSPHPDDDVISMGGTFDRLIEQGHEVHVVYQTSGNIAVSNEEALKFAEISKALNPDSKMSDKIIEFLQNRTGNEIDSLEVRKLKGLIRRSESFGATRYLGLPDSNVHFLDLPFYETGTVKKNNLSDADVDIMCDIIERIKPHQIYAAGDLADPHGTHKVCLDSLFEALKRLKQKSFMNDCWVWLYRGAWHEWESYQIDMAVPMSPDQVLKKRHAIFYHQSQKDGVMFQGDDSREFWVRVEDRNRLTAEKYHNLGLADYSAIEAFKRYHF
- a CDS encoding alpha-L-fucosidase, producing the protein MKNIYLSLCLFGVIFSSFGQEFANAPKPFGPFPTQKQIDWQEMEFYAFVHFSLNTFTNKEWGFGDESPELFNPSQLDVRQWARVVKEAGMKGIILVAKHHDGFCLWPSAYTERSVKNSPWENGKGDLVKELAAACKEYDLKLGLYLSPWDRNHPQYGKPEYITYFRNQLKELLTNYGDVFEMWFDGANGGDGYYGGANETRKINTLTYYNWDETYKLIYSIAPKTLVWGVGPSEARWIGNEEGRAGKTNWSLLRQKDELAGKVHYSEFMSGHEDGEKWVPGEADVSIRPGWFYHSVEDDKVRSLDEMVDIYYESIGRNATLLLNLPVDRRGLVHENDEARLKELVATIKADFKKELLADAQAQASNIRANDTNFGPQNVIDGNKNTYWATDDKVKQATVEFTFKKPTAINRVLLQEYIKLGQRVKAFSIEAKIDGQWKTIANETTIGYKRILRLDRVTATALRVNILDAKAGFVISTIEAYNAPTFVKEPQISRDKNGLVTIKSEEGTSIYYTLDGKTPSEKSTLYKAPFTYNKAVEIKAIARNTKEKINSAVKSAKYGVSKEKWKIVSVSSGDDKSAERIIDGDANTDWNFGNDENKLPQTVVIDMGELVSIKGFTYTPQQVGNNLNLISNYELYTSVDNFYWDKQSEGEFSNIKNNPIEQIKSFSAVKARFLKFVATGAVGKTQTVSIAEIGVVE